From a region of the Helianthus annuus cultivar XRQ/B chromosome 5, HanXRQr2.0-SUNRISE, whole genome shotgun sequence genome:
- the LOC110943558 gene encoding protein FAR1-RELATED SEQUENCE 5-like, with protein METNPPTLELMSPIHSFPNRFLSSDCHNDEELNVQASGYTYMEVDGSRSSVVPLRSPDFLICNNFMNSGFHADEVMVNDQASQDSGYANMPGAGSGSPQGPSVFAESSRTHLDGPVHPHFVFDTPQGTRYWIPNVADKFIPVCGKSYSTFDAVVSMYELYAFEAGFSVKKGQTKVWNGIPTHKYLRCSKYGKPQSKRTFDTLDESSVRPRRTNFTWCDCKASILVSILNDTYTVLSFSDIHNHELVENYNRDLSKISRKLSFSTKQFIHNMSLNRIGPMRAYRCLVALKGGHHNVDGTPVDFKNFSHQLRIFIGERDAQVFLERLRERFDNLPNFYFDYTVSNGKLSSVFWADEISKLNYKAFGDVLAFDATYSTNRYKMVFVPFTGVDHHFQCVTFGAGLISTESIESYVWLLKAFLKAHGTQPTLVLSDQDPSMLQAIPMVFTESRHRLCMWHIMKKLPSKISADLLDNTNVRSCIHRLVWNVYIKPETFESRWNDLLETFGLQDHTWLNDMYNLKHLWVPAYFRELPMCCLMKTTSRYESSNAAFKVNSTSANTLVQFMLCFENRVDSQRYRQRVSEYKTSSTVFKGNTDLAIEQHAFANYTNAVFAQVQKEIIKGKFLCYITNQTESSNTTLLIDVTHLDKRNNITNVYQVTYNTVDHSTSCSCRNFTRIGYLCRHVFCVYRLKNIAKIPPQYINDRWRRDALPKEVFSLSSRYGVNPHAPSVMRNEILDLVTECVDVARTDEDSLSKLVAQLRDFKINVLSQQPLGTIENETKECEMEKIVGQPINIPVEVANPNVVRNKGCGTHTRISGPGEKAKAKPAKRPKQLRLCKCCGLYVDDHDSRNCVKVAAMKAAKVAAEQQRQTAPGPSTSG; from the exons atggagacaaatccaccaacATTGGAGTTAATGTCGCCGATCCATAGTTTCCCCAACAGATTCCTTAGCAGTGACTGCCATAATGATGAGGAATTAAATGTTCAAG CTTCTGGATATACTTACATGGAAGTTGATGGTTCTCGATCATCTGTAGTGCCCTTGAGATCACCGGATTTTCTGATCTGCAACAACTTCATGAACAGCGGTTTCCATGCTGACGAGGTTATGGTTAATGATCAAG CATCCCAAGATTCTGGCTACGCTAACATGCCGGGTGCTGGTTCTGGATCACCTCAGGGCCCTTCTGTGTTCGCTGAATCATCTCGCACCCATTTAGATG GGCCAGTGCATCCACACTTCGTTTTTGATACGCCTCAGGGAACCCGTTACTGGATTCCTAACGTCGCTGATAAGTTCATACCAGTGTGTGGGAAATCTTATTCGACATTTGATGCTGTTGTTTCCATGTATGAACTTTATGCGTTTGAAGCTGGTTTTTCTGTTAAAAAGGGCCAAACTAAAGTTTGGAATGGAATTCCCACACACAAGTATCTTCGCTGCTCAAAATACGGGAAACCACAATCCAAGAGGACTTTTGACACACTAGATGAATCTTCTGTTAGGCCTAGGAGAACCAACTTTACATGGTGTGACTGTAAGGCAAGCATTCTAGTCTCAATCTTAAATGATACATACACAGTTCTGAGTTTCAGTGATATACATAATCATGAACTTGTTGAGAATTACAACCGTGATCTTAGCAAGATATCACGGAAGCTGTCATTCTCCACCAAACAATTCATTCACAATATGAGTCTAAACCGTATCGGACCCATGAGAGCTTATAGATGTCTTGTAGCTTTAAAAGGGGGGCATCACAATGTCGACGGGACTCCGGtggattttaaaaattttagccACCAGTTGCGAATTTTTATTGGTGAACGCGACGCACAAGTTTTCCTTGAACGCTTGCGTGAGCGCTTTGACAACCTACCCAACTTCTATTTCGATTACACGGTATCGAATGGAAAGTTGTCTTCTGTATTCTGGGCTGATGAGATTTCAAAGCTAAACTACAAAGCTTTTGGCGATGTCCTCGCCTTCGACGCGACTTACAGCACTAACAG GTACAAGATGGTTTTTGTGCCATTCACGGGTGTAGATCATCATTTCCAATGTGTTACATTTGGTGCGGGTTTGATATCAACCGAGTCCATTGAATCTTATGTGTGGTTGCTTAAGGCTTTTTTGAAGGCACACGGTACTCAACCAACTCTCGTGTTGAGTGATCAAGACCCATCCATGCTTCAAGCTATTCCTATGGTCTTCACCGAATCACGCCACCGTCTATGCATGTGGCATATAATGAAAAAACTACCCTCCAAG ATCTCTGCGGACCTTCTTGACAACACTAATGTTCGGTCCTGCATTCACCGGTTGGTTTGGAATGTTTATATCAAACCAGAAACGTTTGAGTCCCGCTGGAATGACCTCCTAGAAACATTTGGCCTACAAGACCACACTTGGTTGAACGACATGTACAACCTCAAACATCTTTGGGTACCAGCCTACTTCAGGGAACTGCCAATGtgttgcttgatgaagaccaCTTCACGCTATGAAAGCTCTAACGCTGCCTTCAAGGTCAACTCAACAAGCGCAAACACCCTTGTACAATTTATGTTGTGCTTTGAAAATAGGGTAGACAGCCAACGCTATCGGCAACGTGTATCGGAGTACAAAACCTCATCCACGGTGTTCAAGGGCAATACTGATTTAGCGATAGAACAGCACGCTTTCGCCAATTACACAAACGCTGTTTTTGCACAAGTTCAAAAGGAGATAATTAAAGGGAAGTTTTTATGCTACATCACAAACCAAACCGAGTCCAGCAATACCACTCTTTTGATAGACGTCACTCATTTGGACAAAAGGAACAACATCACAAACGTCTATCag GTTACATATAACACTGTAGACCACTCCACCAGTTGCTCATGCAGGAATTTCACACGTATCGGATATCTCTGTCGCCATGTCTTTTGCGTCTATCGATTGAAAAATATTGCAAAGATACCACCACAATACATAAACGATAGGTGGCGCCGAGATGCCCTCCCAAAAGAGGTTTTTTCACTTTCCAGCCGATACGGAGTCAACCCACACGCACCTTCCGTTATGCGGAATGAAATCCTCGACCTCGTTACTGAATGCGTTGATGTGGCCAGAACCGACGAGGATTCGTTGTCAAAATTGGTTGCACAACTCCGGGATTTCAAGATCAATGTGCTTTCCCAGCAACCATTGGGtacaattgaaaatgaaacaaaagAGTGTGAAATGGAAAAGATAGTTGGGCAACCAATCAACATTCCAGTCGAAGTTGCTAATCCAAATGTTGTACGCAATAAGGGATGTGGTACACATACTCGCATTTCTGGACCCGGTGAGAAGGCAAAGGCAAAACCAGCAAAACGTCCAAAACAGCTTCGTTTATGCAAGTGTTGTGGTCTGTATGTCGACGACCACGACTCACGCAACTGTGTTAAGGTGGCCGCAATGAAAGCAGCAAAAGTAGCTGCTGAACAACAAAGGCAGACCGCCCCTGGTCCCTCCACCTCTGgttaa